Proteins found in one Hypericibacter terrae genomic segment:
- a CDS encoding O-linked N-acetylglucosamine transferase, SPINDLY family protein, whose product MSRPPSPPPGSPAARGAGPPPEFLAAVEHHRAGRLREAEALYRKVLQKFPRVAEAHGLLGYLTHQDGQHEAALGHLAKAIELNPNFIDSYVWRGMALQALGRAAEAEASYRRVLIYNPRHFDALCNLAGALVLQHRAAEAIPLLEKAIALHGNRAEAHYNLGRAQMDLGRPDAAVDSLRRAVQLRPDYIEAQTNLGGCLVELGHHAEAERALERALALDPTRPESHYNLARARSERVDAGETEAMLRAALELRPEYPEARVELANLLMALGRRAEAVEQLRYTVETSPDSTVAVSSLLMALNYDPELGPDQVAQEHRELAAGIAARAGPPAPARLSRGAANADRRLRIGYLSPDFRSHSCAYFIEPLLAAQDRTQWEIYAYSTTPGEDAVTRRIRALVDVWRPVRYLDDAALARLIAEDGIDILVDLAGHTAGGRPLALAMRPAPLAVSWLGYPNTMGLAAIDARITDAIADPAGASDERHLERLRRLPGGFLCYRPPADAPLPATRSADGPLVFGCFNSALKINPAVARVWARILERVPGSILKLRALQFQYPAAIDAMRALFTEAGLDPARIQFSSWQATIAEGLADYGTIDLALDPFPYNGTTTTCEALWMGVPVVALAGAAHAGRVGASLLSSLGLETELVASSPDDYVTKAAALAADRGRLQHHRTTLRALMAASPLTDATRFASEFEQSLRAAWRDAVADRPS is encoded by the coding sequence ATGAGCCGGCCGCCCTCGCCCCCGCCGGGTTCGCCGGCCGCGCGCGGCGCCGGACCCCCGCCGGAGTTTCTCGCCGCGGTCGAGCATCATCGCGCCGGCCGGCTGCGCGAGGCCGAGGCGCTCTATCGCAAGGTGCTCCAGAAATTTCCGCGCGTCGCGGAGGCGCACGGCCTGCTGGGATATCTGACCCACCAGGACGGGCAGCATGAGGCGGCGCTCGGCCATCTCGCCAAGGCGATCGAGCTCAATCCCAACTTCATCGACAGCTATGTCTGGCGCGGCATGGCGCTTCAGGCACTGGGGCGCGCCGCCGAGGCCGAGGCCAGCTATCGCCGGGTGCTCATCTACAACCCTCGCCATTTCGATGCCTTATGCAATCTTGCCGGCGCGCTGGTGCTGCAGCATCGCGCGGCCGAGGCAATTCCCCTGCTCGAGAAGGCGATCGCGCTTCATGGCAATCGTGCCGAGGCGCATTACAATCTCGGCCGCGCGCAAATGGATCTGGGGCGGCCGGACGCCGCGGTCGACAGCCTTCGCCGCGCGGTGCAATTGCGGCCCGACTATATCGAGGCGCAGACCAATCTCGGCGGCTGCCTGGTCGAGCTCGGCCATCACGCGGAAGCCGAGCGCGCGCTCGAGCGCGCGCTGGCCCTCGATCCGACGCGGCCCGAAAGCCATTACAATCTCGCCCGCGCACGCAGCGAGCGGGTCGATGCCGGCGAAACCGAGGCGATGCTGCGCGCGGCGCTCGAGCTCAGGCCCGAATATCCCGAAGCGCGCGTCGAGCTCGCCAATCTGCTGATGGCACTGGGGCGGCGCGCCGAAGCCGTCGAGCAGCTGCGCTACACCGTCGAGACCTCGCCGGATTCCACCGTGGCGGTTTCGAGCCTGCTGATGGCGCTCAACTACGATCCCGAGCTCGGCCCGGATCAGGTGGCGCAGGAGCATCGCGAATTGGCCGCCGGCATCGCCGCGCGGGCCGGCCCGCCCGCTCCCGCGCGCCTGTCGCGTGGCGCCGCGAATGCGGATCGACGGTTGCGGATCGGCTATCTGTCGCCCGATTTTCGTTCGCATTCCTGCGCCTACTTCATCGAACCGCTCCTGGCCGCGCAGGATCGCACGCAATGGGAGATCTACGCCTACTCCACCACGCCCGGCGAGGATGCCGTCACGCGGCGGATCCGCGCGCTGGTCGATGTCTGGCGGCCCGTGCGCTATCTCGACGACGCGGCTCTGGCCCGGCTGATCGCGGAGGACGGGATCGACATCCTGGTCGACCTCGCCGGCCACACCGCCGGCGGCCGGCCGCTGGCCCTGGCGATGCGGCCGGCACCCCTCGCGGTGAGCTGGCTGGGTTATCCCAACACGATGGGGCTGGCGGCGATCGATGCGCGGATCACCGACGCGATCGCCGATCCGGCGGGTGCGAGCGACGAACGCCATCTCGAACGTCTGCGGCGATTGCCCGGCGGCTTCCTCTGTTATCGCCCGCCCGCCGATGCGCCCCTGCCCGCGACAAGATCGGCCGACGGCCCCTTGGTCTTCGGCTGCTTCAATTCGGCGCTCAAGATCAATCCGGCGGTCGCAAGGGTCTGGGCGCGAATCCTGGAACGAGTGCCGGGTTCGATCCTGAAACTGCGCGCGCTCCAGTTCCAATATCCGGCCGCGATCGACGCGATGCGGGCGCTCTTCACCGAAGCGGGGCTGGATCCCGCGCGGATTCAGTTCTCGTCCTGGCAGGCGACCATCGCCGAGGGTCTCGCAGACTACGGCACCATCGACCTGGCGCTGGACCCCTTCCCCTATAACGGCACCACCACGACCTGCGAGGCGCTGTGGATGGGGGTTCCGGTGGTGGCGCTGGCGGGCGCGGCGCATGCGGGTCGCGTCGGCGCCAGTCTGCTCTCGTCCCTCGGCCTCGAGACGGAGCTGGTCGCCTCGTCGCCCGACGACTATGTCACGAAAGCCGCGGCCCTGGCGGCCGACCGTGGACGGCTGCAGCATCATCGCACGACGCTGCGCGCGCTGATGGCCGCGTCGCCATTGACCGACGCGACGCGCTTTGCAAGCGAGTTCGAGCAGAGCTTGCGCGCCGCATGGCGCGACGCCGTCGCCGATCGGCCCTCATGA
- a CDS encoding DUF3576 domain-containing protein, with product MASGRRDTAKAKRGWRNKIMAAAALLLAPTLLFGCAYGDPNSQYPDLRRPGQTTPAYGEPASVFGPGGLTLGNASAPTQDQGGGGGAGIGVNSFLWRASLDTMSFMPLVSADPFGGVIITDWYTPPQTPSERFKVNVYILGRTLRADGVRAAVFRQEMQGANWVDAPVAPSTATDLENAILTRARQLRVTQTGE from the coding sequence ATGGCGAGTGGTCGGCGCGACACCGCGAAGGCGAAGCGCGGGTGGCGCAACAAGATCATGGCGGCGGCGGCCCTGCTGCTGGCTCCGACGCTTCTGTTCGGCTGCGCATACGGCGATCCTAATTCGCAATATCCGGATTTGCGCCGTCCCGGCCAGACGACACCGGCCTATGGCGAGCCGGCCTCGGTTTTCGGTCCCGGCGGCCTCACCCTCGGCAATGCATCGGCGCCGACCCAGGATCAGGGCGGCGGCGGCGGTGCCGGCATCGGCGTCAACAGCTTCCTGTGGCGCGCCTCGCTGGACACCATGTCCTTCATGCCGCTGGTCTCGGCCGATCCGTTCGGCGGCGTCATCATCACCGACTGGTACACGCCGCCGCAGACGCCCAGCGAACGCTTCAAGGTGAACGTCTATATCCTGGGCCGCACGCTGCGCGCCGATGGCGTCCGGGCCGCGGTGTTCCGCCAGGAAATGCAGGGCGCCAACTGGGTCGATGCGCCCGTGGCCCCGTCGACGGCAACCGATCTGGAAAACGCCATCCTGACCCGCGCGCGTCAGTTGCGCGTCACGCAGACCGGCGAATAG
- a CDS encoding 2OG-Fe(II) oxygenase yields MQPVTEPVHSLGNEGSQPIRLPPTALAPGDRVPNFMAADQHGAMRPFYERNLGRPLALLLAPQPETLAAYAAAHGGFLAADIDILGLVPGDSAQTPNVLALPFLLLGDAAGRILPGLYRAAGLPAGPAFLLLDPNQRLIDSGPGAMASDAALRRLAGSVPVTSAETAGSAAPALIVPNVLDRATTQALIRRWHEQGHEEGRVAGRVKGEQTHEVYEALKKRRDHIIRDDALTQVLATTIGRRVAPEMAKAFHFTAGFRFENFKVTCYDAGRGDYFRRHRDSQGPGTGNRMFAMTLNLNSDEYEGGELIFPEYGQQRYKPPRGGAVVFSCALVHEALPVTAGTRFALLTFFLTLDSKPSVPAR; encoded by the coding sequence ATGCAACCCGTGACCGAGCCGGTTCATTCCCTGGGAAACGAAGGATCGCAGCCGATCCGCCTGCCGCCGACAGCACTCGCCCCCGGCGACCGCGTTCCCAATTTCATGGCGGCCGATCAGCATGGCGCCATGCGGCCCTTCTATGAACGCAATCTGGGCCGGCCGCTGGCCCTGCTCCTGGCACCCCAGCCGGAAACGCTTGCCGCCTATGCAGCGGCCCATGGCGGTTTTCTCGCGGCGGACATCGATATCCTGGGGCTGGTACCGGGCGACAGCGCGCAAACCCCGAACGTGCTGGCCCTGCCCTTCCTCCTTCTGGGCGATGCCGCGGGCCGCATCCTGCCCGGCCTCTACCGGGCGGCAGGCCTCCCGGCCGGACCGGCCTTCCTGCTGCTCGATCCCAATCAAAGGCTGATCGACAGCGGCCCTGGGGCCATGGCGAGCGATGCGGCGCTGCGGCGTCTGGCGGGGTCGGTCCCCGTGACCTCCGCCGAGACCGCCGGCTCGGCAGCGCCTGCGCTGATCGTGCCCAATGTGCTCGACCGCGCGACCACCCAGGCGCTGATCCGGCGTTGGCATGAACAGGGCCATGAAGAGGGCCGCGTCGCGGGCAGGGTCAAGGGCGAACAGACCCATGAGGTCTATGAGGCATTGAAGAAGCGGCGCGACCATATCATTCGCGACGACGCCCTCACCCAGGTCCTGGCGACGACAATCGGCCGCCGCGTGGCGCCGGAGATGGCCAAGGCCTTCCATTTCACCGCGGGCTTCCGCTTCGAGAACTTCAAGGTCACCTGTTACGACGCCGGGCGCGGCGACTATTTCCGGCGCCATCGCGACAGCCAGGGTCCCGGTACCGGCAATCGCATGTTCGCCATGACGCTCAATCTCAACAGCGATGAATATGAGGGCGGCGAGCTGATCTTTCCGGAGTATGGACAGCAGCGCTACAAGCCGCCGCGCGGCGGGGCCGTGGTGTTCTCCTGCGCCCTGGTGCATGAGGCGCTTCCGGTCACCGCCGGCACCCGCTTCGCGCTTCTGACCTTCTTCCTCACCCTGGATTCGAAACCGTCGGTTCCGGCCCGCTGA
- a CDS encoding 2OG-Fe(II) oxygenase, with protein MSPGVAESSRDPAIELAAPTATLAPGDRVPNFVLADQEGAFRAFYDRSRGNPLALLVLLEGAIDGEIAGLRAAAARAAGAGLDLLVVAPDDGAKLKALATETPLGQLLLVDTKRTIINGLVKAAALLPAPGLWLLLDANQRLIEARVGAGLADWAMGRLVELTPPVPAQTLDRVAPALLVPNVLDRAACAALIERWHRLGHDEGSVNSIVDGEEVRRVHHNMKKRRDHAIQDERLLKTLVGIIGRRIAPELDKAFGFNRFRFDRFIITCYDADRGDYFRRHRDNSSPSTADRRFALTLNLNSEEHDGGELLFPEYGPHRYRPGTGGAILFSCSLMHEALPVTRGRRFTLLSFLRSPEPGGPAR; from the coding sequence ATGTCTCCCGGCGTCGCTGAATCCTCCCGCGATCCCGCCATCGAGCTGGCGGCGCCGACGGCGACGCTGGCCCCCGGAGACCGGGTGCCCAATTTCGTCCTGGCCGACCAGGAAGGCGCCTTCCGCGCCTTCTATGACCGGTCGCGCGGCAATCCCCTGGCGCTCCTGGTTCTGCTCGAGGGCGCGATCGACGGCGAAATCGCAGGATTGCGGGCCGCCGCGGCGCGCGCCGCCGGTGCCGGTCTGGATCTGCTCGTGGTCGCCCCGGACGATGGAGCCAAACTCAAGGCGCTGGCGACAGAGACGCCCCTGGGGCAGCTGCTGTTGGTGGACACAAAACGCACCATTATCAATGGGTTGGTCAAGGCCGCCGCCCTCCTCCCCGCACCCGGGCTCTGGCTCCTGCTGGACGCCAACCAGCGCCTGATCGAGGCCCGGGTCGGCGCCGGGCTGGCGGACTGGGCGATGGGCCGGCTGGTCGAGCTGACGCCGCCCGTGCCGGCCCAGACCCTCGACCGGGTGGCGCCCGCGCTGTTGGTGCCCAACGTGCTCGACCGCGCCGCCTGCGCCGCCCTCATCGAGCGCTGGCACCGGCTCGGGCATGACGAAGGCTCGGTCAATTCGATCGTCGATGGCGAAGAGGTCCGGCGCGTCCATCACAACATGAAGAAGCGCCGCGACCACGCAATCCAGGACGAGAGGCTGCTGAAGACGCTGGTGGGCATCATCGGCCGGCGGATCGCGCCCGAGCTGGACAAGGCCTTCGGCTTCAACCGGTTCCGCTTCGATCGCTTCATCATCACATGCTATGACGCCGATCGCGGCGATTACTTCCGCCGCCATCGCGACAATTCCAGCCCGTCGACCGCCGACCGCCGCTTCGCCCTCACCCTCAACCTCAACAGCGAGGAACATGATGGGGGCGAGCTCCTGTTCCCGGAATATGGGCCGCATCGCTATCGCCCCGGAACCGGCGGCGCCATCCTGTTCTCCTGCTCGCTGATGCATGAGGCCCTGCCGGTGACGCGCGGGCGGCGTTTCACCCTGCTATCCTTCCTGCGCAGCCCCGAGCCGGGCGGGCCGGCCCGATAA
- a CDS encoding sulfotransferase, which yields MTAPRPAGEDRPVLRLLHHLARTGGTTISKCLAVMPGVALLSEIHPLGLEKISALHQAMTWFGLVDAREIERLGPRPDFAASIRLIADRASTRGLRLVIRDWSHLDFAGAPLVETPSFRLTTAESLAAHFQLRQVATVRHPIDHWQSLRRVPLMRGKIDLDRFLKGYRRFAELAVPMGFVRFEDFCRRPEEQLQRLCHALDLPYDPGWRQRWAGYDRITGDENAQRGTDEIGLPRRRPLEPGLAEAFLKHPDYQPSLTLLGYRHPI from the coding sequence ATGACCGCGCCCCGCCCCGCAGGCGAAGACCGCCCGGTGTTGAGACTGCTGCATCATCTGGCCCGGACCGGCGGCACGACCATCAGCAAATGCCTCGCCGTCATGCCGGGCGTGGCACTCCTGAGCGAGATCCATCCGCTCGGGCTCGAGAAGATCAGCGCGCTGCACCAGGCCATGACCTGGTTCGGCCTGGTCGATGCGCGGGAGATCGAGCGGCTCGGGCCCCGTCCCGATTTCGCCGCCTCGATCCGGCTGATCGCCGACCGCGCGTCGACGCGGGGCTTGCGGCTGGTGATCCGGGATTGGAGTCATCTGGATTTTGCCGGCGCGCCCCTGGTCGAGACGCCGTCCTTCCGTTTGACCACGGCCGAATCCCTGGCCGCGCATTTCCAACTCCGCCAGGTCGCGACCGTGCGCCACCCGATCGATCATTGGCAGAGCCTGCGCCGCGTCCCCCTGATGCGCGGGAAGATCGACCTCGACCGGTTCCTCAAGGGTTATCGCCGCTTCGCCGAACTCGCGGTGCCGATGGGCTTCGTCCGCTTCGAGGATTTCTGCCGGCGGCCGGAGGAGCAGCTCCAGCGTCTATGCCATGCGCTCGATCTTCCCTACGACCCGGGCTGGCGGCAGCGCTGGGCCGGCTATGATCGCATCACCGGCGACGAGAACGCGCAACGCGGCACGGACGAGATCGGGCTGCCGCGCCGCCGCCCGCTCGAGCCCGGCCTCGCCGAGGCCTTCCTGAAACATCCGGATTACCAACCGTCCCTGACGCTGCTGGGCTACCGCCACCCGATCTGA
- a CDS encoding sulfotransferase domain-containing protein, whose amino-acid sequence MGKIVWLASYPKSGNTWLRVFLHNLFRDPNEPYDINRIDKFSVSDSAAGWYQQLDPRPVTEMSFEEIAKLRPRVHKLLTGIFPDNVFVKTHCALVESYGTPAITMEETAGAVYIVRNPLDVAISYAHHFGRSIDEAIEEVNRPGLQTQTGPRHVFEVMGSWSEHVASWTARPSPALHVMRYEDMLTEPEKAFGGVVRFFGLNAARPRLLKAIEQSSFRNMQEQEQQKGFEERPDKSERFFREGRAGQWRDQLTPAQVEAIVKVHRQQMSRFGYYPLPTGG is encoded by the coding sequence ATGGGCAAGATCGTCTGGCTCGCTTCCTATCCCAAATCGGGCAACACCTGGCTGCGGGTCTTTCTGCATAACCTGTTCCGCGATCCGAACGAGCCTTACGACATCAATCGGATCGACAAGTTCTCTGTCAGCGATTCCGCCGCCGGCTGGTATCAGCAGCTCGATCCGCGGCCCGTGACCGAGATGTCCTTCGAGGAGATCGCGAAGCTGCGCCCGCGGGTGCACAAGCTCCTGACCGGCATCTTCCCGGACAACGTCTTCGTGAAGACGCACTGCGCGCTGGTGGAATCCTACGGCACGCCGGCCATCACGATGGAGGAGACCGCCGGCGCGGTCTATATCGTGCGCAACCCGCTCGATGTGGCGATCTCCTACGCGCATCATTTCGGTCGCAGCATCGACGAGGCGATCGAGGAAGTGAACCGGCCGGGATTGCAGACCCAGACCGGGCCGCGGCACGTGTTCGAGGTGATGGGCTCCTGGAGCGAGCATGTCGCCAGCTGGACCGCCAGGCCCAGCCCCGCCCTCCACGTCATGCGCTACGAGGACATGCTGACCGAACCCGAGAAGGCGTTCGGCGGCGTGGTCCGGTTCTTCGGCCTCAATGCGGCGCGCCCGCGCCTGCTCAAGGCGATCGAGCAGAGCTCGTTCCGCAACATGCAGGAACAGGAGCAGCAGAAGGGTTTCGAGGAACGTCCCGACAAGTCGGAGCGCTTCTTCCGCGAGGGCCGCGCCGGGCAATGGCGCGACCAGCTCACGCCGGCGCAGGTCGAGGCCATCGTCAAGGTCCATCGCCAGCAGATGAGCCGCTTCGGATATTATCCGCTGCCGACGGGCGGATGA